One Misgurnus anguillicaudatus chromosome 20, ASM2758022v2, whole genome shotgun sequence DNA segment encodes these proteins:
- the naxe gene encoding NAD(P)H-hydrate epimerase codes for MLGVRALFGIGLLVTSRGGSVLKHTGACAHISNNIYSKDLTHRQACTMANTIKYLGQEEAQHIDEELFNEYSFSVDQLMELAGLSCATAVAKGYPLQSLLKTPPRVLIICGPGNNGGDGLVCARHLKLFGYEPSVLYPKRPNKQLFQNLTTQCEKMDISFLTEMPEADVIDEAYNVVVDAVFGFSFKGAVREPFGEILSQLKKITVPIASVDIPSGWDVENGSPDGIQPDMLISLTAPKKAAHHFKGRYHFLGGRFVPAALEQKYQLNLPQYPGTDCVYKLN; via the exons ATGTTGGGGGTTCGAGCACTGTTTGGCATTGGTCTTCTTGTGACGTCACGAGGGGGCTCTGTCCTGAAACACACAGGAGCATGTGCACATATTTCCAATAACATCTACAGTAAAGATCTCACTCATAGACAGGCCTGCACCATGGCTAATACAATCAAATATTTAGG ACAAGAAGAGGCTCAGCACATTGATGAAGAACTGTTTAATGAATACAGCTTCAGTGTGGATCAGTTAATGGAGCTGGCTGGCCTTAGCTGTGCCACAGCTGTTGCTAAG GGCTATCCTTTGCAGTCTTTGCTCAAGACTCCACCCAGAGTATTGATCATCTGTGGGCCTGGAAATAACGGAGGAGATGGATTGGTCTGTGCAAGACATCTTAAATTGTTT GGATATGAGCCGTCTGTGCTGTACCCAAAGCGCCCCAACAAACAGCTGTTTCAGAATCTTACCACCCAGTGTGAAAAGATGGATATTTCCTTCCTGACTGAGATGCCTGAG GCTGATGTGATCGACGAAGCCTATAATGTGGTGGTAGATGCCGTTTTTGGATTCAGTTTCAAGGGGGCAGTGCGAGAGCCATTCGGTGAAATCCTTTCCCAACTAAAGAAAATCACAGTACCCATTGCTAGCGTTGATATACCTTCAG GCTGGGATGTGGAGAACGGCTCTCCTGATGGGATTCAGCCAGACATGCTCATCTCCCTCACAGCCCCCAAGAAAGCAGCCCATCACTTCAAAGGACGCTATCACTTTCTGGGAGGACGATTTGTTCCTGCTGCACTTGAACAGAAGTACCAGCTGAATCTGCCTCAGTATCCAGGCACTGACTGTGTGTATAAGCTCaact